From Micromonospora echinospora, one genomic window encodes:
- the recF gene encoding DNA replication/repair protein RecF (All proteins in this family for which functions are known are DNA-binding proteins that assist the filamentation of RecA onto DNA for the initiation of recombination or recombinational repair.), protein MYVRRLELVDFRSYERVGVDLEPGANVLVGANGVGKTNLVEALGYVATLDSHRVATDAPLVRLGAESAVIRCAVVHEGRELLVELEIVPGKANRARLGRSPARRARDVLGALRLVLFAPEDLELVRGDPAERRRYLDDLLVLRQPRYAGVRADYERVVKQRNALLRTAYLARKTGGTRGGDLSTLAVWDTHLARHGAELLAGRLELVAALTPHVTKAYDAVAAGRAEAGIAYRPSVELAEPVPDRATLTEALTAALAEARTAEVERGTTLVGPHRDDLVLTLGPLPAKGYASHGESWSFALALRLAAYDLLRSDGIEPVLVLDDVFAELDAGRRERLAGLVGGAAQLLVTCAVDDDVPVALRSARYQVDEGTVRRVG, encoded by the coding sequence GTGTACGTCCGCCGGCTCGAACTGGTCGACTTCCGCTCGTACGAGCGGGTCGGCGTCGACCTCGAACCGGGGGCGAACGTCCTGGTCGGGGCGAACGGGGTCGGCAAGACCAACCTCGTCGAGGCGCTCGGCTACGTGGCGACCCTGGACAGCCACCGGGTCGCCACCGACGCCCCGCTGGTGCGGCTCGGTGCCGAGTCGGCGGTGATCCGTTGCGCCGTGGTGCACGAGGGCCGGGAACTCCTGGTCGAGCTGGAGATCGTCCCGGGGAAGGCCAACCGGGCCCGGCTCGGACGGTCCCCGGCCCGACGGGCGCGGGACGTGCTCGGCGCGTTGCGGCTGGTGCTGTTCGCCCCGGAGGATCTCGAACTCGTCCGGGGCGACCCGGCCGAACGCCGCCGCTACCTCGACGACCTGCTGGTGCTCCGCCAGCCCCGGTACGCCGGGGTGCGGGCCGACTACGAGCGGGTGGTCAAGCAGCGCAACGCCCTGCTGCGTACCGCCTACCTGGCGCGCAAGACCGGCGGCACCCGGGGCGGGGACCTCTCCACCCTGGCGGTCTGGGACACCCACCTGGCCCGGCACGGCGCGGAACTGCTCGCCGGGCGGCTGGAACTGGTCGCCGCGCTCACGCCACACGTCACCAAGGCCTACGACGCGGTCGCCGCCGGGCGGGCGGAGGCCGGCATCGCGTACCGGCCGTCGGTGGAGCTGGCCGAGCCGGTGCCGGACCGGGCCACCCTCACCGAGGCGCTGACCGCCGCGCTGGCGGAGGCCCGGACCGCCGAGGTGGAGCGGGGGACCACCCTGGTCGGCCCGCACCGGGACGATCTCGTGCTCACCCTCGGCCCGCTGCCCGCCAAGGGGTACGCCAGCCACGGCGAGTCCTGGTCGTTCGCGCTCGCCCTGCGGCTGGCCGCGTACGACCTGCTCCGCTCGGACGGGATCGAGCCGGTGCTGGTGCTCGACGACGTCTTCGCCGAGTTGGACGCCGGCCGTCGGGAACGGCTGGCCGGCCTGGTCGGCGGGGCCGCACAGCTCCTGGTGACCTGTGCCGTGGACGACGACGTTCCGGTGGCCCTGCGGAGTGCCCGCTACCAGGTCGACGAGGGGACGGTACGTCGTGTCGGATGA
- the gnd gene encoding phosphogluconate dehydrogenase (NAD(+)-dependent, decarboxylating) translates to MQLGLVGLGRMGGNMRERLRAAGHEVVGFDHNAELSDVASLTELVEKLAAPRAVWVMVPAGVTDATIDELAALLDSGDIVIDGGNSRFSDDAPRAERLNEQGIGYLDVGVSGGVWGRQNGYALMVGGSEEHVGRLMPIFEALKPEGEFGFVHAGPVGAGHYAKMVHNGIEYGLMHAYAEGYELLAASELVTNVPGVFKSWREGTVVRSWLLDLLDRALDEDPELAELSGYTEDTGEGRWTVDEAVRLAVPLNVITASLFARFASRQDDSPAMKAVAALRQQFGGHAVRKR, encoded by the coding sequence ATGCAGCTCGGCCTGGTAGGACTCGGCCGCATGGGCGGCAACATGCGCGAGCGGCTGCGCGCCGCCGGGCACGAGGTGGTCGGCTTCGACCACAACGCGGAGCTGAGCGACGTCGCCTCCCTGACGGAGCTGGTCGAGAAGCTGGCGGCGCCGCGCGCCGTCTGGGTGATGGTGCCGGCCGGGGTCACCGACGCGACCATCGACGAGCTGGCCGCCCTGCTCGACTCCGGCGACATCGTCATCGACGGCGGCAACTCCCGCTTCAGCGACGACGCCCCGCGCGCCGAGCGGCTGAACGAGCAGGGCATCGGCTACCTCGACGTCGGTGTCTCCGGCGGGGTGTGGGGCCGGCAGAACGGCTACGCCCTGATGGTCGGCGGCTCGGAGGAGCACGTCGGGCGGCTGATGCCGATCTTCGAGGCGCTCAAGCCGGAGGGCGAGTTCGGCTTCGTGCACGCCGGGCCGGTCGGTGCCGGGCACTACGCGAAGATGGTGCACAACGGCATCGAGTACGGCCTGATGCACGCCTACGCCGAGGGCTACGAGCTGTTGGCCGCCTCCGAGCTGGTGACCAACGTGCCCGGGGTGTTCAAGTCCTGGCGCGAGGGCACCGTGGTCCGCTCCTGGCTGCTGGACCTGCTCGACCGGGCCCTGGACGAGGACCCGGAGCTGGCCGAGCTGAGCGGCTACACCGAGGACACCGGTGAGGGGCGCTGGACGGTCGACGAGGCGGTCCGGCTCGCCGTGCCGCTGAACGTCATCACTGCCTCGCTCTTCGCCCGGTTCGCCTCCCGCCAGGACGACTCGCCCGCGATGAAGGCCGTTGCCGCGCTGCGCCAGCAGTTCGGCGGGCACGCCGTCCGCAAGCGCTGA
- the dnaN gene encoding DNA polymerase III subunit beta: MKFRVERDALAEAVAWTAKSLPNRPSVPVLAGVMLRVTDGNLQVSGFDYEVSSQVTVEVQGDADGAALVSGRLLAEITKALPGKPVDIAAVGAHLELVCGSARFTLPTMPVEDYPALPEMPESAGTVDAAAFAAAVAQVAVAAGRDETLPMMTGVRLELNGDTLAMLATDRYRLALREMQWRPDDAGVSINALVPARTLHDTAKALGPLGGEVTLALSQGAAGEGMIGFSGGTRRTTSRLLDGANYPPVRSLFPPSHNAEARVSVSTLIEVVKRVALVAERTTPVLLSFSSDGLVVEAGGTEEARASEAMDATFTGDALTVGFNPQYLIDGLANLGAQTAMLAFVDALKPAVISPAGEDGEVIPGYRYLIMPIRVSR; the protein is encoded by the coding sequence ATGAAGTTCCGAGTGGAGCGCGACGCGCTCGCCGAGGCTGTGGCGTGGACCGCGAAGAGCCTCCCCAACCGGCCGTCCGTACCGGTGCTCGCCGGAGTGATGCTCCGGGTCACCGACGGGAACCTGCAGGTCTCCGGCTTCGACTACGAAGTCTCCAGCCAGGTCACCGTCGAGGTGCAGGGTGACGCCGACGGCGCCGCGCTGGTCTCCGGTCGCCTGCTGGCCGAGATCACCAAGGCCCTGCCCGGCAAGCCGGTCGACATCGCCGCTGTCGGCGCGCACCTCGAACTGGTCTGCGGGAGTGCCCGGTTCACGCTGCCCACCATGCCGGTGGAGGACTACCCCGCCCTGCCGGAGATGCCGGAGAGCGCCGGCACGGTGGACGCCGCCGCCTTCGCCGCAGCGGTCGCCCAGGTCGCGGTGGCCGCCGGCCGGGACGAGACCCTGCCGATGATGACCGGCGTCCGGCTGGAGTTGAACGGCGACACCCTCGCCATGCTCGCCACCGACCGCTACCGCCTCGCCCTGCGCGAGATGCAGTGGCGTCCGGACGACGCCGGAGTCAGCATCAACGCCCTGGTCCCGGCCCGGACGCTGCACGACACCGCCAAGGCGCTCGGCCCGCTCGGCGGCGAGGTGACCCTGGCCCTGTCGCAGGGAGCGGCCGGTGAGGGCATGATCGGCTTCTCCGGCGGCACCCGCCGGACCACCAGCCGGCTGCTCGACGGCGCGAACTACCCGCCGGTCCGGTCGCTCTTCCCGCCGAGCCACAACGCCGAGGCCCGGGTGTCGGTGAGCACCCTGATCGAGGTGGTCAAGCGGGTCGCCCTGGTCGCCGAGCGGACCACTCCGGTGCTGCTCAGCTTCAGCTCGGACGGGCTGGTCGTGGAGGCCGGCGGCACCGAGGAGGCGCGGGCCAGCGAAGCCATGGACGCGACCTTCACCGGCGACGCGCTGACCGTCGGCTTCAACCCGCAGTACCTGATCGACGGCCTGGCGAACCTGGGTGCCCAGACCGCCATGCTCGCCTTCGTCGACGCGCTGAAGCCCGCCGTGATTTCTCCGGCCGGCGAGGATGGCGAGGTCATTCCGGGGTACCGGTACCTGATCATGCCGATCCGGGTCTCCCGCTGA
- the dnaA gene encoding chromosomal replication initiator protein DnaA, with protein MAGTTDLAAVWTATTDELADEIISAQQRAYLRLTRLRAIVEDTALLSVPDAFTRDVIESRLRPAITEALSRRLGRPIQVAVTVRVAEDGAGRPAGTVYRSVPEAAAPELPFPGYDGGSAHTEAPASFRDAPPPAFHPDDEDGPDPQDPTRGGPAGDDARRLIPTSRGSQEPLFNASFAEPLRGGPPGVDRRGYDDRADGPDPGRPYDQRYRDDAGPVRDRLPRDGGTDSGPGRGGVDHRPGGRDDRRLPGAGETGGNRLNPKYMFETFVIGSSNRFAHAASVAVAESPAKAYNPLFIYGSSGLGKTHLLHAIGHYATTLGNARSVRYVSTEEFTNDFINSLRDDKTSAFQRRYRDVDILLIDDIQFLENRERTQEEFFHTFNTLHNANKQIVITSDRSPKQLATLEDRLRTRFEWGLLADIQPPDLETRIAILQKKAAQERLYAPPDVLEFIASRVSNSIRELEGALIRVTAFASLTRSTVELSLAEEVLRDFIPDGAGPEITADQIMVSTADYFGVSLEDLRGHSRSRVLVNARQVAMYLCRELTDLSLPRIGQAFGGRDHTTVMHADRKIRQQMAERRSLYNQIAELTNRIKQTS; from the coding sequence GTGGCCGGAACGACCGACCTTGCCGCGGTGTGGACCGCGACGACGGACGAGCTCGCCGACGAGATCATCTCGGCTCAGCAACGTGCCTACCTGCGGCTGACCCGGCTGCGTGCGATCGTCGAGGACACCGCACTGCTCTCCGTCCCCGACGCCTTCACCCGGGACGTGATCGAGTCCCGCCTCCGTCCGGCGATCACCGAGGCCCTGAGCCGCCGGCTGGGCCGGCCGATCCAGGTGGCGGTCACCGTCCGGGTCGCCGAGGACGGCGCGGGCCGTCCGGCGGGCACCGTGTACCGCAGCGTGCCCGAGGCTGCCGCACCCGAGCTTCCCTTCCCCGGATACGACGGTGGTTCCGCCCACACCGAGGCGCCGGCCTCGTTCCGGGACGCTCCGCCGCCCGCGTTCCACCCCGACGACGAGGACGGCCCCGACCCGCAGGACCCGACCCGGGGCGGACCGGCAGGTGACGACGCCCGACGGCTGATTCCCACCAGCCGGGGCAGTCAGGAACCACTCTTCAACGCGAGCTTCGCCGAGCCGCTGCGGGGTGGGCCGCCCGGGGTGGACCGACGGGGCTACGACGACCGCGCTGACGGCCCGGACCCGGGTCGCCCGTACGACCAGCGTTACCGCGACGACGCCGGGCCGGTACGGGACCGCCTGCCCCGCGACGGCGGCACGGACAGCGGGCCGGGGCGCGGTGGCGTGGACCACCGGCCGGGTGGCCGGGACGACCGGCGGCTCCCCGGTGCGGGGGAGACCGGTGGAAACCGGCTGAACCCGAAGTACATGTTCGAGACGTTCGTCATCGGCTCGTCCAACCGGTTCGCACACGCGGCGAGCGTGGCGGTGGCCGAGTCGCCGGCCAAGGCGTACAACCCGCTGTTCATCTACGGCAGCTCGGGACTGGGCAAGACCCACCTGCTGCACGCGATCGGGCACTACGCCACGACGCTGGGCAACGCCCGCTCGGTCCGGTACGTCTCGACCGAGGAGTTCACCAACGACTTCATCAACTCGTTGCGGGACGACAAGACCAGCGCGTTCCAGCGCCGTTACCGGGACGTCGACATCCTCCTGATCGACGACATCCAGTTCCTGGAGAACCGGGAGCGGACCCAGGAGGAGTTCTTCCACACCTTCAACACCCTGCACAACGCCAACAAGCAGATCGTGATCACCTCGGACCGGTCGCCGAAGCAGCTCGCCACGCTGGAGGACCGGCTGCGGACCCGGTTCGAGTGGGGTCTGCTGGCCGACATCCAGCCGCCGGACCTGGAGACCCGGATCGCGATCCTCCAGAAGAAGGCCGCCCAGGAGCGGCTGTACGCGCCACCGGACGTGTTGGAGTTCATCGCGTCGCGGGTGTCGAACTCGATCCGGGAACTGGAGGGCGCGCTGATCCGGGTGACCGCGTTCGCCAGTCTCACCCGGTCCACGGTCGAACTCTCGCTCGCCGAGGAGGTGCTGCGGGACTTCATCCCGGACGGCGCCGGCCCGGAGATCACCGCCGACCAGATCATGGTCTCCACCGCCGACTACTTCGGCGTCAGCCTGGAGGACCTGCGCGGACATTCCCGGTCCCGGGTGCTGGTCAATGCCCGGCAGGTCGCCATGTACCTCTGTCGCGAGCTGACGGACCTCTCGCTGCCCCGGATCGGCCAGGCGTTCGGCGGGCGGGACCACACCACCGTCATGCACGCGGACCGCAAGATCCGTCAGCAGATGGCCGAACGCCGCTCGCTCTACAACCAGATCGCCGAGCTGACCAACCGGATCAAGCAGACCTCCTGA
- the rpmH gene encoding 50S ribosomal protein L34, translating to MSKRTFQPNNRRRAKTHGFRLRMRTRAGRAIISTRRSKGRARLSA from the coding sequence GTGAGCAAGCGCACCTTCCAGCCGAACAACCGCCGGCGCGCGAAGACCCACGGCTTCCGGCTGCGCATGCGTACCCGCGCCGGCCGCGCCATCATCTCGACGCGTCGTTCCAAGGGCCGCGCCCGCCTGTCGGCCTGA
- the rnpA gene encoding ribonuclease P protein component, translating to MLAAAQRLRRSTDFAAAIRGGRRAGRGAVVVHLALPPTSGSEAPSSPEPARAVDAEESSAPTRAGFVVSKAVGPAVVRNRVRRRLRHLVRERLPTLPPGSTLVVRALPAAAGASYARLGTDLDAAVASARAPRSRRSR from the coding sequence GTGCTGGCCGCCGCGCAGCGACTGCGGCGCAGCACCGACTTCGCCGCAGCGATCCGTGGTGGGCGCCGCGCCGGCCGTGGCGCGGTCGTCGTCCACCTGGCTCTGCCACCGACATCCGGGTCAGAGGCACCGTCTTCGCCGGAGCCGGCGCGGGCAGTTGATGCGGAGGAATCCTCCGCACCGACCCGCGCCGGCTTCGTCGTGTCCAAGGCGGTCGGGCCAGCGGTGGTCCGCAACCGGGTCCGCCGCCGTCTGCGGCACCTCGTCCGGGAACGGCTCCCCACGCTGCCTCCCGGCAGCACCCTCGTGGTACGCGCACTTCCCGCAGCGGCCGGGGCGAGCTACGCCCGGCTCGGCACCGACCTGGACGCGGCCGTCGCCTCGGCGCGGGCGCCCCGGAGCCGGCGGTCCCGGTGA
- the yidD gene encoding membrane protein insertion efficiency factor YidD, producing the protein MLVGPIIAYRRWISPALPARCRFYPSCSAYGLEAVTRHGAFRGTVLTIRRLLRCHPFHPGGYDPVPEPGGRRADETGA; encoded by the coding sequence ATGCTGGTCGGACCCATCATCGCGTACCGTCGTTGGATAAGCCCGGCACTGCCGGCCCGCTGTCGGTTCTACCCGTCGTGCAGCGCGTACGGTCTGGAGGCCGTCACCCGGCACGGCGCGTTCCGGGGGACCGTCCTGACGATCCGGCGGCTGTTGCGTTGCCACCCCTTCCACCCTGGTGGATATGACCCGGTGCCGGAGCCGGGCGGCCGCCGCGCCGATGAGACTGGAGCCTGA
- the yidC gene encoding membrane protein insertase YidC, with amino-acid sequence MSLDWIYYAISWILLAWHSAWDAIGVADGPVAGTNWAWILAIVFLVVTVRVILFPVFVKQIKSQRAMQALQPQVKALQEKHKGDRETLQKEMMELYRKEKANPLMGCLPMFLQIPVFLGLFHVLRRLDPANQGKTLYGWTVEQFESASAASLFTAPIAGKFGSTAEELSRLGANGTTVKVIAGILVLVMMGTTYLTSRQMILKTGWAEDPQQRMIQRLMLYGIPLSLLISGAIFPIGVIIYWVTNNLFTLGQQQWVLRKYPPPPTVAGKTGTTGRTTAQPTKTLLGRTKPAPAPVKPTTPKVAGPKPGAKPVNPKKNRPAKRQG; translated from the coding sequence TTGAGTCTCGACTGGATCTACTACGCGATCTCGTGGATCCTGCTGGCCTGGCATTCGGCCTGGGACGCCATCGGGGTGGCGGACGGCCCGGTGGCCGGCACGAACTGGGCCTGGATCCTGGCCATCGTCTTCCTGGTGGTCACCGTACGGGTGATCCTCTTCCCGGTCTTCGTCAAGCAGATCAAGTCGCAGCGGGCCATGCAGGCGTTGCAGCCGCAGGTCAAGGCGCTCCAGGAGAAGCACAAGGGTGACCGGGAGACGCTCCAGAAGGAGATGATGGAGCTCTATCGGAAGGAAAAGGCCAACCCGCTCATGGGCTGCCTTCCGATGTTCCTCCAGATCCCGGTCTTCCTCGGCCTCTTCCACGTGCTCCGCCGCCTCGACCCGGCCAACCAGGGCAAGACCCTGTACGGCTGGACGGTCGAGCAGTTCGAGAGCGCCTCGGCGGCGTCGCTCTTCACCGCGCCGATCGCGGGCAAGTTCGGCTCTACCGCCGAGGAGTTGTCCCGGCTCGGTGCGAACGGCACCACGGTCAAGGTCATCGCCGGCATCCTGGTCCTGGTCATGATGGGCACCACCTACCTGACCAGCCGCCAGATGATCCTCAAGACCGGGTGGGCGGAGGATCCGCAGCAGCGGATGATCCAGCGACTGATGCTCTACGGCATCCCGCTGTCGCTGTTGATCTCCGGCGCGATCTTCCCGATCGGTGTGATCATCTACTGGGTCACCAACAACCTCTTCACCCTCGGCCAGCAGCAGTGGGTGCTTCGCAAGTACCCGCCGCCGCCCACCGTGGCCGGCAAGACGGGCACCACCGGCCGTACCACGGCGCAGCCGACCAAGACCCTCCTGGGCCGGACCAAGCCCGCGCCGGCCCCGGTGAAGCCCACCACCCCCAAGGTCGCCGGTCCGAAGCCTGGCGCCAAGCCGGTCAACCCGAAGAAGAACCGGCCCGCCAAGCGACAGGGCTGA
- a CDS encoding protein jag translates to MTDTSIPRADQSPDEKAAPIAESETEETEAEARGKKAPADSDLFRQSEIAADYVEGLLDILDYDGDIDELVSGGRPVVEVVGARLQNLVGQRGATLEALQELTRLAVFRQTGTPSRLLLDVGGYRANRRKELAAVAKNAVEKVKEYGEPVRLEPMSAFERKCVHDVVNAMAGVESESEGVEPSRRIIVRPAD, encoded by the coding sequence GTGACCGACACCAGCATCCCCCGCGCCGACCAGTCCCCGGACGAGAAAGCTGCTCCGATCGCGGAGAGCGAAACCGAGGAGACCGAGGCCGAGGCGCGCGGGAAGAAGGCCCCGGCGGACAGCGACCTGTTCCGGCAGAGCGAGATCGCGGCGGACTACGTCGAGGGTCTGCTCGACATCCTCGACTACGACGGGGACATCGACGAGCTGGTGTCGGGTGGCCGGCCGGTGGTCGAGGTGGTCGGCGCCCGCCTGCAGAACCTGGTCGGGCAGCGCGGCGCCACCCTGGAGGCGCTCCAGGAACTGACCCGGCTGGCGGTGTTCCGGCAGACCGGCACGCCGAGCCGACTGCTGCTGGACGTCGGCGGCTACCGGGCCAACCGCCGCAAGGAGTTGGCCGCCGTCGCCAAGAACGCGGTGGAGAAGGTCAAGGAGTACGGCGAGCCGGTCCGGCTGGAGCCGATGTCCGCATTCGAGCGCAAGTGCGTGCACGACGTGGTGAACGCGATGGCCGGCGTGGAGAGCGAGTCCGAAGGCGTCGAGCCCAGCCGGCGGATCATCGTCCGGCCGGCGGACTGA
- the rsmG gene encoding 16S rRNA (guanine(527)-N(7))-methyltransferase RsmG, with amino-acid sequence MAEAARSLFGDRLDLAAAYAELLVTDGVLRGLIGPREAPRIWDRHLLNCAAVAERIPDGATVIDVGSGAGLPGMVLAIARPDLRVTLVEPLARRTAFLIEAVEGLGLTRMVRVFRGRADEAAAGPGGGDPFSADVVTARAVAPLDRLASWCLPLTVRGGRLVALKGSSAADEIAEHAATVERLGGGEPTVHRCGVDVIDPPTTVVEIVRERVVGPAGKARRAKRRGGRSRGR; translated from the coding sequence CTGGCGGAGGCGGCGCGGTCCCTCTTTGGCGACCGGCTCGACCTGGCCGCCGCGTACGCCGAACTGCTTGTCACCGACGGGGTGCTGCGTGGCCTGATCGGCCCCCGGGAGGCCCCCCGCATCTGGGACCGGCACCTGCTCAACTGCGCGGCGGTGGCGGAACGGATTCCCGACGGCGCGACGGTCATCGACGTCGGATCCGGCGCGGGGCTGCCCGGCATGGTGCTTGCCATCGCCCGCCCGGATCTGCGCGTGACGCTTGTCGAACCGCTCGCCCGCCGCACCGCCTTCCTGATCGAGGCGGTCGAAGGGCTCGGACTGACCCGGATGGTCCGGGTGTTCCGGGGGCGGGCCGATGAAGCCGCCGCCGGCCCCGGTGGCGGCGACCCGTTCAGCGCCGACGTGGTCACCGCACGGGCGGTGGCCCCGCTCGACCGGTTGGCCTCCTGGTGTCTGCCGTTGACCGTCCGGGGTGGACGGCTCGTCGCGCTGAAGGGATCCTCTGCCGCAGACGAGATCGCCGAGCATGCGGCCACGGTGGAGCGACTCGGCGGTGGCGAACCAACCGTGCACCGGTGCGGCGTCGACGTCATCGACCCGCCGACGACCGTCGTGGAGATCGTGCGGGAACGCGTGGTCGGACCGGCGGGCAAAGCACGCCGGGCGAAGCGTCGGGGCGGCCGGTCTCGGGGTCGCTGA
- a CDS encoding ParA family protein: MHDDGRYDESGVTGRRAERATAAPVSRETEPVTWPVSGHENVGTVGRATASPRDGAVYGGRAEPARGRARSTADHAPLPQEPAGGRADPAVSPEPVRRAVDALPPPEPAPGPAVPHQPGPAAISGPPLSTIDTPTSSVGSPYGEPVGDAYVSRETPTREEDDPPLAMEAMRAVQILNPSGEVTMPRPERTRVMCVANQKGGVGKTTTTVNLAVALALHGNRVLVVDLDPQGNASTGLNVPHHTGVPDVYDCLIDSVPLEEVAQGVEGIPNLWCVPATIDLAGAEIELVSVVARESRLARAIAAYPGHFDYVFIDCPPSLGLLTVNALVAAQEVLIPIQCEYYALEGLNQLINNINLVRKHLNPMLEVSTILLTMYDRRTRLADAVEQDVRNHFGDKVLQAVIPRNVRVSEAPSYGQSVMTYDPGSRGATSYFAAAQEIAERGVKEPVSRNG, encoded by the coding sequence GTGCATGACGACGGCAGGTACGACGAATCCGGGGTGACCGGACGACGGGCAGAACGCGCCACGGCCGCCCCTGTTTCACGTGAAACCGAGCCGGTGACCTGGCCGGTCTCCGGTCACGAGAACGTCGGAACGGTGGGCCGGGCCACGGCCTCTCCCCGGGACGGAGCGGTCTACGGGGGGCGAGCCGAGCCTGCCCGTGGCCGTGCACGGTCCACAGCCGACCACGCCCCCCTGCCGCAGGAGCCGGCGGGCGGGCGGGCCGATCCTGCGGTGAGCCCGGAGCCGGTCCGTAGAGCCGTCGACGCGCTTCCTCCTCCCGAACCCGCTCCGGGGCCGGCGGTACCGCACCAGCCCGGTCCGGCGGCAATCTCCGGTCCGCCGCTCAGCACCATCGACACGCCCACGTCGTCGGTCGGCTCCCCGTACGGGGAACCGGTCGGCGACGCGTACGTTTCACGTGAAACTCCGACGCGCGAAGAGGATGACCCACCGTTGGCTATGGAGGCTATGCGCGCCGTGCAGATCCTGAATCCCAGTGGCGAGGTCACCATGCCGCGCCCCGAGCGGACCCGGGTGATGTGCGTCGCGAACCAGAAGGGTGGCGTGGGGAAGACCACGACCACGGTGAACCTGGCGGTGGCGCTCGCCCTGCACGGGAACCGGGTCCTCGTGGTCGACCTGGACCCGCAGGGCAACGCCTCGACCGGGCTCAACGTCCCGCACCACACCGGGGTACCGGACGTGTACGACTGCCTGATCGACAGTGTGCCCCTGGAGGAGGTGGCCCAGGGGGTGGAGGGCATCCCGAACCTCTGGTGTGTGCCGGCCACCATCGACCTCGCGGGTGCCGAGATCGAATTGGTCTCGGTGGTGGCCCGGGAGTCGAGGCTGGCCCGTGCCATTGCCGCCTACCCGGGTCACTTCGACTACGTCTTCATCGACTGCCCGCCGTCGCTCGGCCTGCTCACCGTGAACGCGTTGGTGGCCGCGCAGGAGGTGCTCATCCCGATCCAGTGCGAGTACTACGCGCTGGAGGGGCTGAACCAGCTCATCAACAACATCAACCTGGTTCGTAAGCACCTGAACCCGATGCTCGAAGTTTCCACGATCCTGCTCACCATGTACGACCGCCGCACCCGCCTGGCGGACGCGGTGGAGCAGGACGTCCGGAACCACTTCGGTGACAAGGTGCTCCAGGCGGTCATCCCCCGGAACGTACGGGTCTCCGAGGCCCCCAGTTACGGCCAGTCGGTAATGACCTACGATCCCGGTTCACGAGGTGCCACCAGTTACTTCGCAGCCGCGCAGGAAATCGCCGAGCGTGGCGTCAAGGAGCCGGTGAGCCGGAATGGGTAG
- a CDS encoding ParB/RepB/Spo0J family partition protein: protein MKNRPRGGLGRGLGALIPTGPVETPETPTPTPASEAAPAAGPAAAADAVVGTPPFPGTPAPPAPAPEAAPATVQLSPVPGARFAEILVDSIVPNPKQPRQVFDEEALEELKTSIEQVGFLQPIVVRQLDDEKYELVMGERRWRAAQAVGHESIPAIVRDTRDDAMLRDALLENIHRANLNPLEEAAAYQQLLEEFGATHEELARRIGRSRPQISNTIRLLNLPPQVQRRVAAGVLSAGHARALLSLDESEAQEQLALRIVAEGLSVRATEEIVSLALSDEGTKTPAARRRPKPHAPALTDLADRLSDRFDTRVKVDIGRNKGKITIEFATVDDLERIVGLIGVGQEEEPEA from the coding sequence ATGAAGAACCGTCCGCGTGGCGGACTGGGTCGGGGGCTGGGGGCACTGATCCCCACCGGTCCCGTGGAGACGCCGGAGACCCCGACACCGACACCCGCTTCGGAGGCCGCCCCGGCTGCGGGGCCGGCTGCGGCGGCCGACGCCGTCGTTGGCACGCCCCCGTTCCCCGGTACGCCGGCGCCACCCGCCCCGGCACCGGAGGCGGCCCCGGCAACGGTCCAGCTCTCTCCGGTGCCCGGAGCCCGGTTCGCCGAGATCCTGGTCGACTCGATCGTCCCCAACCCGAAGCAGCCCCGGCAGGTCTTCGACGAGGAGGCGCTGGAGGAGCTGAAGACCTCGATCGAGCAGGTCGGCTTCCTCCAGCCCATCGTGGTCCGACAGCTCGACGACGAGAAGTACGAGCTGGTGATGGGCGAGCGGCGGTGGCGGGCCGCCCAGGCAGTCGGCCACGAGAGCATTCCCGCGATCGTCCGGGACACCCGGGACGACGCGATGCTCCGGGACGCGCTGCTGGAGAACATCCACCGCGCCAACCTCAACCCGCTCGAAGAGGCGGCTGCGTACCAGCAACTGCTGGAGGAGTTCGGGGCCACCCACGAGGAACTGGCCCGACGCATCGGGCGGAGTCGTCCGCAGATCTCCAACACCATCCGACTGCTGAACCTGCCGCCGCAGGTGCAACGGCGGGTGGCGGCCGGCGTGCTCTCGGCCGGGCATGCCCGCGCCCTGTTGAGTCTCGACGAGTCCGAGGCGCAGGAGCAGCTCGCACTGCGCATCGTGGCCGAGGGCCTCTCGGTGCGGGCGACCGAGGAGATCGTCTCGCTGGCACTCAGCGACGAGGGCACGAAGACGCCGGCCGCCCGGCGCCGGCCCAAGCCGCACGCGCCCGCCCTGACCGATCTCGCCGACCGTCTCTCCGACCGGTTCGACACCCGCGTCAAGGTGGACATCGGCCGGAACAAGGGCAAGATCACGATCGAGTTCGCCACGGTGGATGACCTCGAACGGATTGTGGGGCTGATCGGCGTCGGGCAGGAGGAGGAACCGGAGGCCTGA